In one window of Methanosarcina vacuolata Z-761 DNA:
- a CDS encoding chemotaxis protein CheW has product MFEETSDEGSGFLEENLRLVTFELSGEEFGVDIMQVSEVIPVPRITRIPQAPECVKGLINLRGKILVVIDLNKRLDFRSKETDSLSRIIIVEVKDTVLGMLVNSVKGVINLPPSSIQPPPEMIKSKINAEYLVGVGKVGNRLLILLNLARVLGEEEIEELSELSSPDEDISTE; this is encoded by the coding sequence ATGTTTGAAGAAACATCAGATGAAGGTTCAGGATTTTTGGAAGAAAATCTTCGTTTAGTGACCTTTGAACTTTCAGGTGAAGAGTTCGGAGTAGATATTATGCAGGTCTCCGAAGTTATTCCAGTTCCGAGGATCACCCGCATCCCTCAGGCTCCAGAATGCGTAAAAGGGCTTATTAACCTGCGGGGAAAGATTCTCGTGGTGATAGACCTTAACAAGCGGCTTGACTTCAGATCAAAAGAGACTGACAGCCTGTCTAGAATTATCATAGTGGAGGTTAAAGATACAGTCCTTGGAATGCTTGTAAATTCCGTAAAGGGGGTCATTAACCTGCCACCTTCTTCAATTCAACCGCCCCCTGAGATGATCAAATCAAAAATCAATGCGGAATACCTGGTAGGCGTTGGAAAAGTAGGGAACAGGCTTCTTATTCTACTAAATCTTGCAAGAGTGCTTGGAGAAGAAGAAATCGAAGAACTCAGTGAGTTATCTTCTCCTGATGAGGATATTTCAACTGAGTAA
- a CDS encoding methyl-accepting chemotaxis protein, whose amino-acid sequence MYKNTKIGHLVIGFALLLILIFFVGYTGYHGMNDVEKKSRAIQNMTFITNNMQGALEAQENYVIYGDPVYKEDTYKHLDLIPTQASISKEIYLGYLDPVNQDRMDSILKNSSEFRENFDSYVKANDEEIALRTDIDSNGELILQKADELYQDQMFQYQQYVENGSSGEVLQQKLSNAQEAQKISILAMDARNQYQNYIITSEDQYAKNFYRLMENITEVTKSLNQQMVKPENLELGNTIIANVKESRNDFDRLTILKQKQAIDVKNMATIASQIKGDAEAASADQKEKLNTLIVNSINKIFFVTLLSILIGALLVFVILDLYRKPIYELLEAAEKISKGDLSVEIKGNSRSEISQLSQAFKSMVENLRSLIKGIQESSVHLSTLSEEMSASSEEVASASRKISDTATEISNGAEVQSTKIVDITHAMQDMTHNIQEIAENTQKVSKNTNLVNNSVNNIGNASREILVKMDRIRFSVDETKEVITELDSKSQQINEIVTLITRIADQTNMLALNAAIEAARAGEHGRGFSVVADEVRKLADESGRAANDISSLIDEIRNSISETVESIEASKKDVQAGSLSVNNAVEMVAGIVTTINEITNMVEDVAAATEEQSASIEEITSALEDISSISEQSATGTQETAAALEEQSASMSELANMASDLSLLGERMKTATEKFKFGDLKEGSENMSS is encoded by the coding sequence ATGTATAAAAACACAAAAATAGGGCATCTAGTTATAGGCTTTGCTCTTCTTCTGATTTTGATTTTCTTTGTTGGGTACACAGGTTATCATGGTATGAACGATGTTGAAAAGAAAAGCCGGGCCATTCAAAACATGACCTTTATCACAAATAATATGCAGGGAGCCCTGGAAGCTCAGGAAAATTATGTTATTTATGGTGATCCTGTTTATAAGGAAGACACTTACAAACACCTTGATCTTATACCCACGCAAGCATCTATATCCAAAGAAATATATCTCGGCTACCTTGATCCTGTAAACCAGGACCGAATGGATTCTATCCTTAAAAATTCTAGCGAATTCAGGGAAAATTTTGATAGCTATGTTAAAGCAAACGATGAAGAGATAGCCCTGAGAACCGATATTGACTCAAATGGAGAGCTTATTTTACAGAAAGCAGATGAACTTTATCAAGACCAGATGTTTCAATATCAACAATATGTAGAAAACGGTTCTTCAGGCGAAGTTCTCCAGCAAAAATTATCCAATGCTCAGGAAGCTCAGAAAATCAGCATACTTGCAATGGATGCTCGAAACCAGTACCAGAATTATATAATTACTTCCGAAGATCAGTATGCGAAAAACTTCTATCGGCTTATGGAGAATATAACTGAAGTTACTAAGAGTTTAAATCAGCAGATGGTAAAACCTGAAAACCTTGAGCTTGGAAACACAATAATTGCCAACGTCAAAGAAAGCCGTAATGACTTTGATCGCCTGACGATTCTTAAACAGAAACAGGCGATTGATGTGAAAAATATGGCAACCATAGCTTCACAGATTAAAGGGGATGCTGAAGCCGCCAGTGCCGACCAGAAAGAGAAGCTCAACACTCTGATCGTAAATTCTATAAATAAAATATTTTTCGTTACTCTTCTTTCAATACTTATCGGTGCTTTACTTGTTTTTGTGATTTTGGACCTCTACAGAAAACCCATATACGAACTGCTCGAAGCGGCCGAGAAAATTTCTAAGGGAGACCTTAGTGTTGAGATTAAAGGAAATTCGAGAAGCGAAATCTCTCAACTATCACAAGCTTTTAAATCAATGGTTGAAAATCTTCGGAGCCTAATAAAAGGAATTCAGGAAAGTTCGGTTCACCTTTCTACACTTTCAGAAGAAATGTCTGCTTCTTCTGAGGAAGTGGCTTCAGCTTCAAGGAAAATTTCTGACACTGCAACTGAAATCTCAAACGGGGCTGAAGTGCAGAGTACAAAAATAGTGGATATAACTCATGCAATGCAGGACATGACACACAATATCCAGGAAATTGCGGAGAATACCCAGAAAGTTTCTAAAAATACGAATCTTGTCAATAACTCTGTCAATAACATCGGAAACGCCTCAAGAGAAATCCTGGTAAAAATGGACCGTATTCGCTTCTCTGTTGATGAAACTAAGGAAGTGATAACGGAGCTTGACTCCAAGTCTCAACAAATCAATGAAATTGTAACTCTTATTACCAGGATTGCCGACCAAACAAATATGCTTGCGTTGAACGCTGCAATTGAGGCTGCCCGGGCTGGCGAGCACGGCCGGGGTTTCTCTGTTGTAGCCGATGAGGTCCGAAAACTTGCCGACGAATCCGGTCGTGCTGCTAATGACATTTCCAGCTTAATCGATGAAATAAGAAACAGTATCAGTGAAACCGTGGAAAGTATAGAGGCCAGTAAAAAAGATGTACAGGCCGGTTCCCTGTCTGTTAACAACGCAGTTGAAATGGTTGCAGGGATTGTAACTACAATCAATGAAATTACAAATATGGTAGAAGATGTTGCAGCTGCTACAGAAGAACAGTCTGCATCTATTGAAGAAATCACTTCCGCTCTAGAGGATATTTCCTCAATTTCGGAACAGTCCGCCACAGGGACCCAGGAAACTGCTGCAGCTCTTGAAGAGCAGAGCGCTTCAATGTCAGAACTTGCTAACATGGCTAGCGATCTTTCTTTGCTTGGGGAAAGAATGAAAACAGCTACGGAGAAGTTCAAATTTGGTGACTTAAAAGAAGGATCAGAAAACATGTCAAGTTAA